The following proteins are co-located in the Myroides profundi genome:
- the menA gene encoding 1,4-dihydroxy-2-naphthoate octaprenyltransferase, which yields MIKIKAWVGAARLRTLPLSVSGIIVGSACAYPYFSTNTSFLSIFSFAILTTLLLQILSNFANDYGDGVKGTDNETRIGPQRALQSGLITPKEMKQGVIITSLLSLISALVLIYISFGKDNFFTSIFFFVLGVACVAAAIKYTVGSGAYGYKGLGDLFVFIFFGLVSVLGSFYLYGQVFDYWVILPAIAVGNLSIAVLNINNMRDLESDKLVGKNTLAVKLGRQGAKQYHYFIVLFALIAFIVYGIHANFSIVKYFFIIAYIPLLKHLSFVKKNREPRELDSQMKIVALSTFLLSVLFSIALVL from the coding sequence ATGATAAAAATTAAAGCATGGGTAGGTGCTGCAAGATTGCGTACTTTACCTCTTTCTGTTTCTGGAATAATCGTTGGTAGTGCATGTGCATATCCTTATTTTTCTACAAATACTTCTTTTCTAAGTATCTTTTCCTTTGCAATATTGACAACTTTATTACTTCAGATTCTTTCAAATTTTGCAAATGATTATGGAGATGGAGTAAAAGGAACAGATAATGAAACTCGTATAGGCCCACAGAGAGCTTTACAGAGTGGTTTAATCACTCCTAAGGAAATGAAGCAAGGAGTAATCATTACTTCATTGTTATCGCTTATTTCTGCTTTAGTTCTAATTTATATTTCCTTTGGTAAGGATAATTTTTTCACTTCTATCTTTTTCTTTGTTTTAGGAGTAGCTTGTGTTGCAGCAGCTATTAAATATACGGTAGGATCAGGAGCATACGGCTATAAAGGATTAGGAGATTTATTTGTATTTATCTTCTTTGGTTTAGTGAGTGTGTTGGGATCTTTCTATCTATACGGTCAAGTATTTGATTATTGGGTAATCTTACCTGCTATAGCTGTAGGAAATCTAAGTATAGCTGTATTAAATATTAATAATATGCGAGATTTAGAATCTGACAAATTAGTTGGTAAAAACACATTAGCTGTAAAGTTAGGTAGACAGGGCGCTAAACAGTATCATTATTTTATTGTTCTATTTGCTTTAATAGCTTTCATCGTTTATGGAATACATGCTAATTTCTCAATAGTAAAATATTTCTTTATAATCGCTTATATTCCTTTATTAAAACACTTGAGTTTTGTAAAGAAAAACAGAGAACCTAGAGAATTAGATTCACAAATGAAAATAGTTGCATTAAGTACTTTTTTACTTTCTGTATTATTTTCAATAGCTTTAGTACTTTAA
- a CDS encoding 1,4-dihydroxy-2-naphthoyl-CoA synthase encodes MSKIQWETAIEFEDITYKKCDGVARIAFNRPEVRNAFRPKTTSELYRAFYDAQEDTSIGVVLLSAEGPSPKDGVYSFCSGGDQKARGHQGYVGDDGMHRLNILEVQRLIRFMPKVVIAVVPGWAVGGGHSLHVVCDMTLASKEHAIFKQTDADVTSFDGGYGSAYLAKMVGQKKAREIFFLGRNYSAQEAFEMGMVNAVIPHTELEDTAYEWAQEVLAKSPTSIKMLKFAMNLTDDGMVGQQVFAGEATRLAYMTDEAIEGRNAFLEKRKPNFPKKWIP; translated from the coding sequence ATGAGTAAGATTCAATGGGAAACAGCTATCGAGTTTGAGGATATTACATACAAAAAGTGTGATGGAGTAGCTCGTATTGCTTTTAATAGACCAGAGGTTCGCAATGCTTTTAGACCAAAAACAACTAGTGAACTATATCGTGCATTCTATGATGCACAAGAAGATACATCTATCGGAGTAGTATTATTATCTGCAGAAGGGCCATCACCTAAAGATGGAGTTTATTCATTCTGTAGTGGAGGAGATCAAAAGGCTAGAGGACATCAAGGATATGTAGGAGATGATGGTATGCATCGTCTAAATATCTTAGAAGTACAACGTCTTATCAGATTTATGCCTAAGGTAGTAATCGCTGTAGTTCCAGGATGGGCTGTAGGAGGAGGGCATAGCTTACACGTAGTATGTGATATGACTCTAGCGAGTAAAGAACACGCTATCTTTAAACAAACTGATGCTGATGTAACAAGTTTTGATGGTGGATATGGTTCTGCATATTTAGCTAAAATGGTGGGTCAGAAAAAAGCAAGAGAGATCTTCTTCTTAGGTAGAAACTATTCTGCTCAAGAAGCTTTCGAAATGGGAATGGTAAATGCTGTTATTCCTCATACAGAATTAGAAGATACCGCTTATGAATGGGCACAAGAGGTATTAGCTAAATCACCTACTTCTATCAAGATGCTTAAGTTCGCGATGAACTTAACAGACGATGGAATGGTAGGTCAACAGGTATTCGCAGGTGAGGCAACTCGTCTGGCTTATATGACTGATGAAGCTATAGAAGGAAGAAATGCATTCTTAGAAAAGAGAAAGCCTAACTTCCCTAAAAAATGGATTCCATAG
- a CDS encoding C1 family peptidase, producing MKKTLLSLSVLFLGLGAYAQKYDFQNIVDIQGTPVISQGKTGTCWSFSTSSFLESEIIRKTNKHIDLSEMYNVRNTYPKKIENYILRQGKTQFGEGGLAHDVINSMRDYGLVPVEAYSGLVGQEAYDHKELFKVLKSLIDAFAKSDAPISSNWKELTEHVLDMYMGSNIKEFTYQGKKYTPESFLKMTTLNPDDYVTISSFQNKKNYSSFILNIPDNFSNGSMYNLPLEEYIANIDYALDNGYTLSLDCDVSEKTFSGKYGIAFIPNDNADTEKGLTEIIKEKDITADYRLQEFYNFNTQDDHLMHIVGKVKDQKGNIYYKVKNSWGPNSDRVGNDGYIYMSIPYMKLKSISVLLHKDGLLKKTKEQLRIQ from the coding sequence ATGAAAAAAACACTATTATCCCTATCTGTCCTATTTCTTGGACTAGGCGCATACGCTCAAAAGTATGATTTTCAAAACATTGTAGATATTCAAGGTACACCTGTTATCAGTCAAGGAAAAACAGGAACTTGCTGGAGCTTTAGTACTTCTTCATTCTTAGAATCTGAAATAATTAGAAAAACCAACAAGCATATTGACCTTTCTGAGATGTATAATGTCAGAAATACATACCCTAAAAAAATAGAAAACTATATTCTTAGACAAGGAAAGACTCAATTCGGTGAAGGTGGTTTAGCTCACGATGTGATTAACAGTATGAGAGATTATGGATTAGTTCCTGTAGAAGCATATTCTGGACTAGTAGGACAAGAAGCCTATGATCATAAAGAGTTGTTTAAAGTATTAAAGAGTCTAATAGATGCTTTTGCTAAGAGTGACGCTCCTATTTCTAGTAATTGGAAAGAACTAACTGAACACGTACTAGATATGTATATGGGAAGTAATATTAAAGAGTTTACTTATCAAGGCAAAAAATATACTCCTGAGAGTTTCTTGAAAATGACTACCCTTAATCCTGATGATTATGTAACAATTTCTTCTTTCCAAAATAAAAAGAATTATTCTTCGTTTATTCTTAATATTCCAGATAATTTCTCTAATGGTAGTATGTATAATCTTCCACTAGAAGAGTATATTGCTAATATTGATTATGCTTTGGATAATGGCTATACGCTCTCTTTAGATTGTGATGTTTCAGAAAAAACGTTCTCTGGTAAATATGGAATTGCTTTTATTCCAAATGACAATGCTGATACAGAAAAAGGTTTAACAGAGATTATTAAAGAGAAAGACATTACTGCTGATTACAGATTACAAGAGTTTTATAACTTTAATACCCAAGATGATCACCTAATGCATATCGTAGGAAAAGTAAAAGATCAAAAAGGAAATATTTACTATAAAGTTAAAAATTCATGGGGACCAAATAGTGATCGTGTAGGAAATGATGGTTATATTTACATGAGTATTCCATACATGAAGTTAAAGTCTATTTCAGTGCTTTTACACAAAGATGGATTACTTAAAAAAACGAAAGAACAATTGAGAATACAGTAG
- a CDS encoding serine hydrolase → MAALSLYACQENKELATNIPIIKEHNVRVDNPYKVEFPEVTTDYILEKAHIIENFYNDNINKNGYTGSFLVAKNGQIIYENYSGVSDRSGNDSIGSETSMHVASVGKVITAVTILRLVDSGRLDLNQSVSEIIEGFPYPEITVRTLLSHRSGLGYYGYYKNIWDNKTTVTNEDVIKVINKKRVSLDFTPNTKFTYSNTNYVLLASIVERITQKTFREAVRELIFDPLEMNHSFVFDDLTKKNEVTQSFSGGKKLMRWDYMDGTYGDKNIYTTPRDFLKFDTALYSDNFLSADLKQEMFKGYSFEKKGNRNYGLGIRLLEMDNGDMYTYHNGWWRGNTSSYIRLAKDNVCIILFSNKYSTLTYKTIHLSHHFGDYPVGDMEL, encoded by the coding sequence ATAGCAGCATTATCATTATATGCTTGCCAAGAGAATAAAGAATTAGCTACAAATATTCCTATCATAAAAGAACATAATGTACGTGTGGATAACCCTTATAAGGTGGAGTTTCCAGAAGTTACTACAGATTATATTTTAGAGAAGGCTCATATTATAGAGAATTTTTATAACGATAATATTAATAAAAACGGATATACAGGTAGTTTCTTAGTGGCTAAGAATGGTCAGATTATTTATGAGAACTATTCTGGAGTATCAGATAGAAGCGGAAACGACTCTATAGGAAGCGAGACCTCTATGCATGTTGCTTCTGTTGGTAAGGTTATCACAGCCGTTACTATTCTAAGATTAGTAGACAGTGGTAGATTAGACCTTAACCAGAGCGTATCTGAGATTATAGAAGGATTTCCTTATCCTGAGATAACGGTAAGAACCTTATTAAGTCACAGAAGTGGTTTGGGGTATTATGGATATTATAAGAATATCTGGGATAATAAAACCACTGTTACAAATGAAGATGTAATAAAAGTCATTAATAAAAAAAGAGTATCACTAGACTTCACTCCTAATACTAAATTTACGTATAGTAATACTAACTATGTATTATTAGCGTCTATTGTAGAGAGAATCACTCAGAAGACATTTAGAGAAGCTGTAAGAGAGTTAATCTTTGATCCGTTAGAGATGAACCACAGTTTTGTTTTCGATGATTTAACCAAGAAGAATGAGGTAACACAATCTTTCTCTGGTGGGAAGAAACTAATGAGATGGGACTATATGGATGGAACTTATGGAGATAAAAACATCTATACCACTCCTAGAGATTTTCTGAAGTTTGATACTGCTTTATATTCTGATAATTTCCTAAGTGCTGATCTTAAACAAGAAATGTTTAAAGGATATAGCTTTGAGAAAAAAGGAAATAGAAATTATGGGTTAGGAATAAGATTATTAGAGATGGACAATGGCGATATGTATACGTATCACAATGGCTGGTGGAGAGGAAATACTTCTTCATATATAAGACTAGCTAAAGATAATGTATGTATCATCTTGTTCTCTAATAAGTATTCTACATTGACTTATAAGACTATTCATTTATCTCATCATTTTGGAGATTATCCCGTAGGAGATATGGAACTCTAA
- a CDS encoding NAD(P)H-dependent flavin oxidoreductase gives MKKANIIFGTDYAICQAPMLGVATPEMVAAVSNSGCIGTLPLGGFPPGLSRELIRKTQSLTDKPFIVNMFLNPIVDIDQREIDDMQHTLSEIGKEIGYSHTTITDFDQETYQGNLEVVKELGLPYLAFTFGCFTDQEIKELHDLDIYLIGTATTVEEAIYLDDKGIDAIILQGIEAGGHRGTFLKDSLEDNLPLEELFNSVLPIVQKPLFVAGGLYDGVMGRDYLDKGAAMVCYGSLFITADESTAMDYQKDLLHKGEAVETVLTKSFSGKFARGILNNFVKMIDYDNKNIPLYPIQNILTQKLRSFAKQKKIHNFNSLWCGTNAHYAKRDSTSKIINKLIKEVYDL, from the coding sequence ATGAAAAAAGCGAACATTATTTTCGGTACAGATTATGCTATTTGCCAAGCTCCTATGTTAGGAGTAGCTACACCAGAGATGGTAGCAGCAGTAAGTAACTCAGGTTGTATAGGTACACTTCCATTAGGTGGCTTCCCTCCTGGCTTAAGCAGAGAGTTAATCAGAAAGACGCAGTCTTTAACAGACAAGCCTTTTATCGTTAATATGTTCCTTAATCCTATAGTTGATATTGATCAAAGAGAGATTGATGATATGCAACATACATTAAGTGAGATAGGCAAGGAAATAGGATATTCTCATACTACAATTACCGACTTTGATCAAGAGACATATCAGGGTAATCTAGAAGTAGTAAAAGAACTAGGCCTTCCCTATCTTGCTTTTACTTTTGGCTGTTTTACAGATCAAGAGATAAAAGAACTACACGACCTAGATATATATTTAATAGGTACAGCTACTACAGTAGAAGAAGCTATTTATTTAGACGACAAAGGCATCGATGCTATTATTCTTCAGGGGATCGAAGCAGGAGGTCATAGAGGCACTTTTCTGAAAGACTCTTTAGAAGATAACCTCCCATTAGAAGAATTGTTTAATAGCGTATTACCTATCGTACAGAAGCCTTTATTTGTAGCAGGTGGTTTATACGATGGGGTAATGGGTAGAGATTATTTAGATAAGGGAGCTGCTATGGTATGTTATGGCTCTCTATTTATTACAGCTGACGAAAGTACAGCTATGGACTACCAAAAAGACCTTTTACACAAAGGAGAAGCTGTAGAAACTGTTTTAACGAAATCTTTTTCTGGTAAATTTGCTAGAGGTATTCTTAATAATTTTGTGAAAATGATAGATTATGATAATAAAAACATACCTTTGTATCCTATTCAAAATATTTTAACACAAAAATTAAGAAGTTTTGCTAAACAAAAAAAAATTCATAATTTTAATTCTCTTTGGTGCGGAACTAATGCCCATTATGCCAAAAGAGATTCAACGTCAAAAATTATAAATAAATTGATTAAGGAAGTGTATGACTTATAG
- a CDS encoding GNAT family N-acetyltransferase: MKLTLEQLKDKIKAEGIDLTISVGAFCNKELVGFILHGKNNDYLYNAGTGVLPSFRGNNLTTKMYDYAIPLFKSFNMRKINLEVISSNETACKSYRKIGFKKWRVVNSIKGITNVKSSKFEEIEGLQINNLPYYEYLIYFAEKDIIPTWENNEFCVHNFETTLIMRKATINGTTTVGYLIYDQRINKVLQVWVKEGYRRKGIASYLIKELIGNDRNFYITNIDGQNFGIHSFFKSIGGEPYLEQVEMEMYLY; encoded by the coding sequence ATGAAATTAACATTGGAGCAATTAAAAGACAAAATTAAAGCAGAGGGTATTGATTTAACAATTTCTGTAGGGGCTTTTTGTAATAAAGAATTAGTAGGATTTATTCTTCACGGTAAGAATAATGACTATCTATATAATGCTGGTACAGGAGTATTGCCTTCTTTTAGAGGTAATAATCTTACTACTAAGATGTATGATTATGCTATTCCTTTATTTAAGAGCTTTAATATGCGTAAAATCAACTTAGAAGTAATCAGTTCTAATGAGACCGCTTGTAAGTCATATCGCAAGATTGGTTTTAAAAAATGGAGAGTAGTTAATTCTATTAAGGGAATCACTAATGTTAAGAGCTCTAAGTTTGAAGAAATAGAAGGTTTGCAAATCAATAATTTACCCTATTATGAGTATCTTATCTATTTTGCAGAGAAAGATATTATTCCTACATGGGAGAATAACGAATTCTGTGTACACAACTTCGAGACTACCCTAATTATGCGCAAAGCAACTATTAATGGCACTACTACTGTAGGATACTTAATCTATGACCAACGCATTAATAAGGTGCTTCAGGTATGGGTAAAAGAGGGATATAGACGTAAGGGAATAGCTTCTTATCTTATTAAAGAATTAATAGGTAATGATAGAAACTTCTATATTACAAATATAGATGGACAAAACTTCGGTATCCATTCTTTCTTTAAATCTATAGGTGGAGAACCTTATCTAGAACAGGTAGAAATGGAAATGTACTTATACTAA
- the ygiD gene encoding 4,5-DOPA dioxygenase extradiol, with protein MGEQVLNDLFWLKDRAEEMPVLFVGHGSPMNAIEDNEFSQYWKNLGRQLPKPEAILVVSAHWLTKGTLVTANSTLETIHDFRGFPKALFDVEYNVKGNPILANEITLLNEHQDIHEDLTWGLDHGAWSILCHLFPEANIPVLQLSIDYYKSPEYHLEIGKQLKALRKKGVLIIGSGNIVHNLSALDWHNMNKDNYAFDWAIESNELVKQAILNRSFTDLLDYKNKGVSMQYAVPTPDHYYPLLYILGLTNSSDNIHIFNDKYVGGSLSMTSYLFG; from the coding sequence ATGGGAGAGCAAGTTTTAAACGATCTGTTTTGGTTAAAAGATAGAGCAGAGGAGATGCCTGTACTATTTGTGGGGCATGGCTCTCCTATGAACGCTATAGAGGACAATGAGTTCTCTCAATATTGGAAGAACTTAGGAAGACAATTACCTAAGCCAGAAGCGATCTTAGTAGTCTCTGCCCATTGGCTAACAAAAGGAACTTTAGTTACTGCTAATTCTACATTAGAAACAATTCACGATTTTAGAGGTTTTCCAAAAGCGTTATTTGATGTTGAATACAATGTAAAAGGTAATCCTATTCTAGCGAATGAGATCACTCTTCTAAACGAACATCAAGATATACACGAAGATTTAACTTGGGGATTAGATCACGGGGCATGGTCTATACTGTGTCATTTATTTCCTGAAGCGAATATTCCTGTATTGCAATTAAGCATAGATTATTACAAAAGCCCTGAATATCACCTAGAAATAGGAAAACAATTAAAAGCCCTTAGAAAAAAAGGAGTATTGATCATAGGAAGTGGTAATATCGTACACAATCTATCTGCTCTAGACTGGCATAATATGAATAAAGACAATTATGCATTTGATTGGGCGATAGAGAGTAATGAATTAGTAAAGCAGGCAATACTCAATAGGTCTTTTACAGACCTATTAGATTATAAAAATAAAGGTGTAAGTATGCAATATGCAGTACCTACACCTGATCATTATTATCCGTTATTATATATTCTAGGATTGACAAATAGTAGTGATAACATCCACATCTTTAATGATAAATATGTAGGTGGATCTTTAAGTATGACTTCTTACTTGTTTGGGTAA
- a CDS encoding potassium channel family protein, whose protein sequence is MKYIIIGLGNFGASLAQKLTEQGNEVIGVDKSMARVDAYKDMISHTICLDSTDQYMMSGLPLANTDIVIVAIGEDQGANIMTTAVLKNLNVKRLISRAISPVHENVLQAIGVDEIVHPEEETAERWAKKLCIKGVVDSYEINGRYSIVEITVSDRFAGRTLGEIGFRTNYNLVVLTTLKIKEEKSFIGMHKKIHEVQGIASYETVLNKGDIMVIYGDNRDIKKILAE, encoded by the coding sequence ATGAAATATATTATTATTGGTTTAGGAAATTTTGGTGCGTCATTAGCACAAAAACTTACAGAACAAGGAAACGAAGTAATAGGTGTAGACAAAAGTATGGCTAGGGTAGATGCTTATAAGGATATGATATCCCATACTATCTGTCTAGACTCTACTGATCAATATATGATGTCTGGACTACCTCTAGCGAATACAGATATCGTTATCGTAGCAATAGGTGAAGATCAAGGAGCTAATATTATGACTACTGCTGTTCTAAAAAATCTAAATGTAAAAAGGCTTATCAGTAGAGCTATTAGTCCTGTACATGAGAATGTCTTACAAGCCATAGGAGTAGATGAAATCGTACACCCTGAAGAAGAAACAGCAGAGAGATGGGCTAAGAAATTATGTATAAAAGGTGTAGTAGACTCTTATGAGATTAATGGACGATACAGTATCGTAGAAATCACAGTGTCTGACCGTTTTGCAGGTAGAACATTAGGAGAGATCGGTTTTAGAACTAATTATAACTTAGTTGTTCTTACAACACTGAAGATAAAAGAAGAAAAGAGCTTTATCGGGATGCATAAGAAAATACACGAAGTACAAGGTATTGCCTCTTATGAAACAGTATTGAATAAAGGTGATATCATGGTTATCTATGGTGATAACAGAGATATTAAAAAAATATTAGCAGAATAA
- a CDS encoding TrkH family potassium uptake protein, which produces MPLYYLKDKIIKQTTFILKRLPFWVSFIALFLMIYDLGFNTLNDYHYHLNVFYNICLSIGMLAIVRRYFNKDNHETLGVKIFDCFSIVLFLILIIARWQPEHTIRFFDSNAVISFGLFLMLVREFSVLQLNLKQTRMNPAQLFVVSFLLIIFIGAFMLSFPKATNTPGSMRYIDALFTATSAVCVTGLSTVDIGAQFTIFGKTVMIFLMECGGLGIMTLASYFSFFFRGKASYGNQLVLKDMSYIDKLGDVFATLKRIIIISGIIQFIGMIAIFISIRHQHFESLFDRVFFSIFHAVSAFCNAGFSTLPENLYTFEYRFNYPLHLIIAGLFIMGGLGFPIVFNVYKYVKHLIINKLLPFSMKEAKIHIPRVINLSTRIILITTAVLIVGGTAVVYISEYNNTLAEHSGFGKLVTAFFTATSPRTAGFATVDNNLFTTSTFLVVILLMWIGASPVSTGGGIKTSTFAIAVLNIWALMKGRSRIEVYRREVDQLSVQRAFAIIFLSLFVIGIAIFALSFFEPKTDLLRLAYEAFSAYSTSGLSTGITAQLTDPSKVTLIMLMFIGRVSMLTILIAISKKEKLTNYRYPTEEILIN; this is translated from the coding sequence ATGCCACTGTACTACCTTAAAGATAAAATAATAAAGCAAACTACGTTCATCCTTAAAAGATTGCCTTTTTGGGTTAGTTTCATAGCGCTGTTTTTAATGATATACGATTTAGGTTTTAATACACTTAACGATTATCATTACCACTTAAATGTTTTTTACAATATTTGTTTGAGTATCGGGATGCTTGCTATCGTTAGACGTTATTTTAATAAAGATAACCACGAGACTTTAGGAGTGAAGATATTTGACTGTTTTAGTATTGTATTGTTTTTAATCTTGATTATAGCCAGATGGCAGCCTGAGCATACTATAAGGTTCTTTGACAGCAATGCTGTTATTTCGTTTGGTCTATTCCTAATGTTAGTAAGGGAGTTTTCTGTCTTACAGTTAAACTTAAAACAGACTAGAATGAACCCTGCTCAGTTATTTGTTGTCAGTTTTCTATTAATCATTTTTATAGGAGCATTCATGCTTTCTTTCCCTAAAGCGACGAATACACCAGGTAGTATGCGTTATATAGATGCTCTATTTACAGCTACGAGCGCTGTGTGTGTAACGGGTTTATCTACAGTAGATATCGGTGCGCAGTTCACTATATTTGGAAAGACTGTGATGATCTTCTTAATGGAATGTGGGGGACTTGGGATCATGACCTTAGCTAGCTACTTTAGTTTTTTCTTTAGAGGAAAAGCCTCTTATGGAAATCAATTAGTACTTAAGGATATGTCTTATATCGATAAACTAGGAGACGTATTCGCTACGCTAAAACGAATCATTATTATATCTGGTATTATACAGTTTATAGGGATGATCGCGATATTTATCAGTATACGTCATCAGCATTTTGAATCTTTGTTTGACAGAGTGTTTTTCTCTATTTTTCATGCTGTATCAGCCTTCTGTAATGCTGGATTCTCTACTTTACCTGAGAACCTATACACTTTTGAATACCGCTTTAATTATCCATTGCATTTAATTATAGCAGGGTTATTCATTATGGGAGGATTAGGGTTCCCGATTGTATTCAATGTATATAAGTATGTAAAGCACTTGATTATCAATAAGCTTCTTCCTTTTAGCATGAAGGAAGCGAAGATTCATATTCCTCGTGTTATTAATCTAAGTACTCGAATTATCTTAATCACTACAGCTGTATTAATCGTAGGAGGTACTGCAGTAGTCTATATCTCAGAATATAATAATACGCTAGCAGAACACAGTGGTTTCGGAAAGTTAGTCACAGCATTCTTTACAGCTACTTCACCACGTACTGCAGGTTTTGCGACAGTAGATAATAATCTATTTACTACTTCTACATTCTTAGTCGTGATTCTCTTAATGTGGATCGGGGCATCACCAGTATCAACAGGAGGAGGTATTAAAACAAGTACTTTTGCTATCGCTGTCTTAAATATCTGGGCCTTAATGAAAGGTAGATCTAGAATAGAAGTATACAGAAGAGAGGTGGATCAACTGTCTGTACAACGTGCTTTTGCGATTATATTCTTATCTTTATTTGTGATAGGAATAGCTATTTTTGCGCTCTCGTTTTTTGAGCCCAAGACAGATTTATTAAGATTAGCATATGAGGCATTCTCTGCTTATAGTACATCAGGATTAAGTACAGGGATTACAGCTCAGCTGACAGATCCTAGTAAAGTAACTCTGATTATGCTTATGTTTATTGGACGAGTGAGTATGCTTACCATTCTAATAGCAATAAGCAAAAAAGAAAAATTAACGAATTATAGATATCCAACAGAAGAGATTCTGATTAACTAG
- a CDS encoding DUF3037 domain-containing protein, with protein sequence MQVYEYAIIRYTPKVEREEFINIGVLVFCKAKRTLVSSFYLDKRKIDCFESELDFDTLKDHVDAFERIAKGQCKISPIGALDAAERFRWLTAVKSSCIQSSRPHPGMSEDIEEVLTTLFKELVL encoded by the coding sequence ATGCAGGTATATGAGTATGCAATAATAAGATACACTCCTAAAGTAGAACGAGAAGAGTTTATCAATATTGGGGTATTAGTATTCTGTAAGGCTAAGCGTACGTTAGTATCTTCATTTTACTTAGATAAGCGCAAGATAGATTGTTTTGAGAGCGAGTTAGACTTTGATACTTTAAAAGACCATGTAGATGCTTTTGAGCGCATCGCAAAGGGACAGTGCAAAATATCACCTATAGGAGCTTTAGATGCAGCAGAACGCTTTAGATGGCTAACCGCCGTAAAGAGCTCTTGTATACAATCTTCTCGTCCACATCCTGGTATGTCAGAGGATATAGAAGAAGTATTAACCACGCTTTTTAAAGAATTAGTATTATAA
- a CDS encoding HipA family kinase translates to MENQLGLRTVTVTRYIMPLREGGSLPALADADDDFKYVLKFRGAGHGIKALIAELLGGLIAKKLGLNVPELVFAELDEAFGRTEADEEIQDLLQFSKGLNLGLHFLSGALTYDPSALEIESKLASQIVWLDAFITNVDRTFRNTNMLIWHKELWLIDHGASFYFHHSFTNWEKSALTPFSFIKDHVLLPVAKELDIVDKEFKALLQEEDLKYITNQIPTDWLEWEESDLTPEEIRSIYFSFLKNRLANSDLFVNEAKKHQDAGI, encoded by the coding sequence ATGGAGAATCAATTGGGGTTAAGAACAGTTACTGTTACTAGGTATATTATGCCACTGCGAGAAGGAGGTTCACTTCCTGCACTTGCGGATGCTGATGACGACTTTAAATATGTATTAAAATTTAGAGGAGCTGGTCATGGTATCAAAGCATTAATTGCTGAATTATTAGGTGGTTTAATCGCTAAGAAATTAGGATTGAATGTGCCTGAATTAGTCTTTGCTGAGCTAGATGAGGCTTTTGGTAGAACAGAAGCAGATGAAGAAATACAAGACCTATTACAGTTTAGTAAAGGTTTAAATCTAGGTCTTCACTTCTTATCTGGAGCTTTAACGTATGACCCTTCTGCTTTAGAAATAGAAAGTAAATTAGCTTCTCAAATCGTGTGGCTAGATGCTTTTATCACCAATGTAGATCGTACTTTTAGAAATACGAATATGCTAATCTGGCATAAAGAGTTATGGTTAATAGATCATGGCGCTTCTTTTTATTTCCATCATTCTTTTACAAATTGGGAAAAAAGTGCGTTGACTCCTTTCTCATTTATAAAGGATCACGTATTACTACCTGTGGCAAAAGAGCTAGATATAGTGGATAAAGAGTTTAAAGCATTACTTCAAGAAGAAGACCTTAAATATATTACAAATCAGATACCTACTGATTGGTTAGAATGGGAGGAAAGCGACTTGACTCCTGAAGAGATAAGAAGTATTTATTTCTCTTTTTTAAAGAACAGATTAGCGAATTCTGATCTATTTGTTAACGAAGCAAAAAAACATCAAGATGCAGGTATATGA